From a single Candidatus Cetobacterium colombiensis genomic region:
- a CDS encoding hydratase, whose product MITLKNGPIWLQNNQEIIETVENISVEQGKKNTIAYSILESHNSSDVEGTLKLTFDSLTSHDLTYVGVIQTAKASGLKEFPVPYVLTNCHNSLCAVGGTINDDDHLFGLTAAKKYGGIYVPPHQAVIHQYMREVMAGCGKMILGTDSHTRYGALGTMGIGEGGGEVVKQLLKNTYDISTPKVIAVYLEGTPKKGIGPQDVALAMIGKVFKNGFVKNTILEFVGPGIENLSIDFRNGIDIMTTETTCLSSIWATDEKVREYFKIHGREEVYAKLTPGELACYDGLVHIDLNKVESMIALPFHPSNVYTIKELNENPQKILAAVEEEIRKQMDNPEITINLQDKIVDGKIKVDQAEIAGCAGGTYENMFDVAEILKGCSLTDDYFTLNVYPASMPIYSQMMDDGSAKSLLQAGAVIKTAFCGPCFGAGDVPANQSFSIRHTTRNFPNREGSKPNEGQIAYVALMDARSIAATALNGGFLTPATDLLEEIESDVEYKFDASPYTRVYNGFEKANEDEIVKLGPNIADWPEMIELQEDILLKVASVIADSVTTTDELIPSGDAASLRSNPKKMSDYTLSRRDPAYVPVAKEIQKLEEERQAIVKGNQVELSEELNALIDKVLENVDSTKENFIKNTEFGSVIYAVKPGDGSAREQAASCQKVLGGLANISVEYATKRYKSNLINWGMIPFTASPEIINELDRNDYIYIEGIRKKLEENATTINALLIKENTVKTIELKVEDVSKEDKEIILNGSLINFYASQNK is encoded by the coding sequence ATGATTACTTTAAAAAATGGGCCTATATGGCTTCAAAATAATCAAGAAATTATTGAAACTGTAGAAAATATATCAGTTGAGCAAGGTAAAAAAAATACAATTGCTTACTCTATATTAGAATCTCACAACTCTTCAGATGTAGAAGGAACATTAAAATTAACTTTTGACTCATTAACTTCTCACGACCTTACATATGTGGGAGTTATTCAAACAGCAAAAGCTAGTGGACTTAAAGAATTCCCTGTTCCTTATGTTTTAACTAACTGTCACAACTCTTTATGTGCAGTTGGTGGAACTATAAATGATGATGATCATTTATTTGGATTAACAGCAGCAAAAAAATATGGAGGAATTTATGTTCCACCTCATCAAGCAGTAATTCACCAATATATGAGAGAAGTTATGGCTGGATGTGGAAAAATGATTCTTGGAACAGACAGTCACACAAGATACGGTGCATTAGGAACTATGGGAATAGGTGAAGGTGGAGGAGAGGTTGTAAAACAACTTCTTAAAAATACATATGACATTTCTACGCCTAAAGTTATTGCTGTATATTTAGAAGGAACTCCCAAAAAAGGAATCGGACCTCAAGACGTAGCACTAGCGATGATTGGAAAAGTATTTAAAAATGGATTTGTTAAAAACACTATACTTGAATTTGTTGGACCAGGAATTGAAAATCTTTCAATAGATTTCAGAAATGGAATAGATATAATGACAACAGAAACAACATGTTTATCTTCAATTTGGGCAACTGATGAAAAAGTAAGAGAATATTTCAAAATTCACGGAAGAGAAGAAGTTTATGCAAAACTTACTCCAGGAGAATTAGCATGTTACGATGGATTAGTTCATATAGATTTAAACAAAGTAGAATCTATGATAGCTCTTCCTTTCCACCCAAGTAATGTTTATACAATAAAAGAATTAAATGAAAATCCACAAAAAATATTAGCAGCTGTGGAAGAAGAAATAAGAAAACAAATGGACAATCCTGAAATTACAATAAATTTACAAGATAAAATTGTAGATGGAAAAATTAAAGTTGATCAAGCTGAAATTGCAGGATGTGCTGGTGGAACTTATGAGAATATGTTCGATGTTGCTGAAATTTTAAAAGGATGTAGTTTAACTGATGATTACTTCACGCTAAACGTTTATCCTGCAAGTATGCCAATCTATTCTCAAATGATGGATGATGGTAGCGCTAAATCTCTTTTACAAGCAGGAGCAGTTATAAAAACAGCATTCTGTGGACCATGTTTTGGAGCTGGAGATGTTCCTGCTAACCAAAGCTTCTCTATAAGACACACAACAAGAAATTTCCCTAATAGAGAAGGATCAAAACCTAATGAAGGGCAAATTGCTTACGTAGCACTTATGGATGCTAGATCTATTGCAGCTACAGCTTTAAATGGTGGATTTTTAACACCAGCAACTGATCTTTTAGAAGAGATTGAATCAGATGTTGAATATAAATTTGATGCATCTCCATATACTAGAGTTTATAATGGATTTGAAAAAGCAAACGAGGATGAAATCGTAAAATTAGGACCAAACATAGCTGATTGGCCTGAAATGATTGAACTTCAAGAAGATATTTTATTAAAAGTTGCTTCTGTTATAGCTGATTCAGTTACTACTACAGATGAACTTATTCCTTCAGGAGACGCGGCTTCATTAAGATCAAACCCTAAAAAGATGTCTGATTATACTCTTTCTAGAAGAGATCCAGCATACGTTCCAGTAGCTAAAGAAATTCAAAAACTTGAAGAGGAAAGACAAGCAATTGTAAAAGGTAATCAAGTTGAATTAAGTGAAGAGTTAAATGCTCTTATAGATAAAGTGTTAGAAAATGTAGATTCTACAAAAGAAAACTTTATAAAAAACACTGAATTTGGAAGCGTTATATATGCTGTAAAACCTGGAGACGGATCGGCGAGAGAGCAGGCAGCTTCATGTCAAAAAGTTCTTGGTGGTCTTGCTAACATCTCTGTTGAATACGCTACAAAGAGATACAAATCAAATCTTATAAACTGGGGAATGATTCCATTTACTGCATCACCAGAAATAATAAATGAACTTGATAGAAATGACTATATTTATATAGAAGGAATAAGAAAAAAACTTGAAGAAAATGCTACAACAATAAATGCTCTTTTAATAAAAGAGAATACAGTAAAAACTATAGAACTTAAAGTTGAAGATGTTTCAAAAGAAGATAAAGAAATAATATTAAATGGAAGCTTAATTAATTTCTATGCATCGCAGAACAAATAA
- a CDS encoding AAA family ATPase, translated as MERINALKNEISKKVIGQKDMVEKILIGILTGNHILLEGLPGLAKSLTVNTIAETLGLSFSRIQFTPDLLPSDIIGTEMYNEKTGEFHVKKGPIFANIVLADEINRAPAKVQSALLEAMQEKQVTIANETFKLDKPFIVLATQNPIEQDGTYPLPEAQQDRFLMKVKIEYPTYEEEMEILDLLTGKKEFSDISINTIVTLQDLEEIKETIKKVTIDPKLKKYILDIVFKTREHSDYIACGASPRASISLVMASKAAAFLDNRDFVMPQDIKKVIYDVLRHRLILTYEAEADDKKVEDIIDDILKTVILP; from the coding sequence ATGGAAAGAATTAATGCATTAAAAAATGAGATTTCTAAAAAGGTGATTGGCCAAAAGGATATGGTAGAGAAAATTCTTATTGGAATCTTAACAGGAAACCATATTCTTTTAGAAGGTCTTCCTGGATTAGCAAAATCGTTAACTGTTAACACAATTGCAGAAACATTGGGGTTAAGTTTCTCTAGAATTCAGTTTACACCAGACTTACTACCAAGTGATATTATAGGAACAGAGATGTATAATGAAAAAACAGGAGAGTTTCATGTAAAAAAAGGACCTATTTTTGCTAATATAGTTTTAGCGGATGAAATAAATAGAGCTCCAGCTAAAGTGCAGTCAGCTTTATTAGAAGCAATGCAAGAGAAGCAAGTTACTATAGCCAATGAAACATTTAAGTTAGATAAACCTTTTATTGTTTTGGCTACTCAAAACCCAATAGAGCAAGATGGGACATACCCACTTCCTGAGGCTCAACAAGATAGATTTTTAATGAAAGTAAAAATAGAATATCCTACTTATGAGGAAGAGATGGAAATTTTAGATCTTTTAACAGGAAAGAAAGAGTTTTCTGATATTTCAATTAATACAATAGTAACACTACAAGATTTAGAAGAGATAAAAGAAACAATAAAAAAAGTAACAATAGACCCAAAATTAAAAAAATATATTTTAGATATTGTTTTTAAAACAAGAGAACACTCAGATTATATAGCTTGTGGAGCATCTCCTAGAGCGAGTATTAGTCTAGTTATGGCATCTAAAGCTGCAGCATTTTTAGATAATAGAGATTTTGTTATGCCTCAAGATATTAAAAAAGTTATTTATGATGTTTTACGTCATAGATTAATTTTAACTTATGAGGCTGAAGCGGATGATAAAAAAGTAGAAGACATAATAGATGATATCTTAAAAACAGTAATTTTACCATAA
- a CDS encoding 2-methylaconitate cis-trans isomerase PrpF family protein, producing MEKLECCIFRGGTSKGIFIDEKNLPSDRNDWDKILLSVMGSPDVRQIDGLGGATSTTSKVAIISKSDSEEYDVNYTFAQVSIDKSIVSYKGNCGNISSAVGPYAIEKGLVDVTDSTTVVRVYNTNTKKIIYSHVETPNGKVNYEGDFSIAGVPGTSSIIKLAFKDPAGSMTGKLLPTGNAIDVLDIPDYKSIEVSLVDSSNPLVFIKAEDVGLTGTELPEQIDSSKELLTLLEKIRGMAAVKLGFITDYTKSAEETPGVPKLTIVSKSQDYNAVNGNSINSEDVDVMGRMMSMQLTHKTYALTGALCTATAAVIKGSIVNQMIKEEFDPKNIRIGHPGGVIQTGVDFSLKAEGEIDVPWAYGYRTARILMDGTAFYKLK from the coding sequence ATGGAAAAATTAGAATGTTGTATCTTTAGAGGTGGAACAAGTAAAGGAATCTTTATAGATGAGAAGAATTTACCTTCAGATAGAAACGACTGGGATAAAATATTACTTTCTGTAATGGGAAGTCCTGACGTTCGTCAAATAGATGGTCTTGGAGGAGCAACATCTACAACAAGTAAAGTTGCTATAATCTCTAAGTCTGACAGTGAAGAATATGATGTTAATTACACCTTTGCACAAGTTTCAATAGATAAATCTATTGTTTCTTATAAGGGAAATTGTGGAAATATCTCTTCTGCAGTAGGTCCTTATGCTATAGAAAAGGGATTAGTGGATGTAACTGATTCTACAACTGTAGTAAGAGTATACAATACTAATACAAAAAAAATAATTTATTCACATGTTGAAACTCCTAACGGAAAAGTAAATTATGAAGGTGATTTTTCAATTGCTGGAGTTCCTGGAACATCTTCTATTATAAAACTTGCATTTAAAGATCCTGCAGGTTCAATGACTGGAAAGCTACTACCAACAGGAAACGCTATAGATGTTTTAGATATTCCTGATTATAAATCAATAGAAGTTTCTCTTGTAGATTCATCAAATCCTTTAGTTTTTATTAAAGCAGAAGATGTTGGTTTAACTGGAACAGAGCTTCCTGAGCAAATAGATAGTTCTAAAGAACTTCTAACACTTTTAGAAAAAATCAGAGGAATGGCTGCTGTTAAATTAGGATTCATCACTGATTATACAAAATCAGCTGAAGAAACACCAGGAGTTCCTAAATTAACAATAGTTTCTAAATCACAAGATTACAATGCTGTTAACGGAAATTCAATAAACTCAGAAGATGTAGATGTTATGGGAAGAATGATGTCTATGCAACTTACACATAAAACATATGCATTGACAGGAGCTCTTTGTACAGCAACTGCTGCAGTAATAAAAGGAAGTATTGTAAACCAAATGATAAAAGAAGAATTTGATCCTAAAAATATTAGAATTGGTCATCCTGGAGGTGTAATCCAAACAGGTGTAGATTTCTCTCTAAAAGCAGAAGGAGAAATAGATGTTCCTTGGGCTTATGGTTACAGAACTGCCAGAATATTAATGGATGGAACTGCTTTTTATAAATTAAAATAA
- a CDS encoding LysR family transcriptional regulator, giving the protein MDLDKLNYFIVVAEEKSFSKAAKKLFITQPALSQYISNIENELNVKLFDRNKYPIKLTTAGEIFIKNIKEWINLKGKMIREINNVTKNFIGTLKIGISPFRSPYMLPMALSKMKKNYPNVKLIIFERHSKELEKMVEKGEIDIAILSLPLNSNNFSFIEFYKEETFIITPKDDYYLNLSENNIISIEKLKNESFILPNKKIKLRERIDLLFYNNNLSPTIFLEAETQESILSFIEYGLGIGFASEMSLNHKNWRKDLYCFSIKEEKMIRSFSVAFKFDRSLNDIEKKFVEFLMEIDK; this is encoded by the coding sequence ATGGATTTAGATAAATTAAATTATTTCATTGTAGTTGCTGAAGAAAAAAGTTTTTCTAAAGCTGCAAAAAAATTATTTATTACCCAACCGGCTTTAAGTCAATATATTTCTAATATAGAAAATGAATTAAATGTTAAACTTTTTGATAGAAATAAATATCCTATAAAACTGACTACAGCTGGTGAAATTTTTATAAAAAATATAAAAGAGTGGATAAACTTAAAAGGTAAAATGATAAGAGAAATTAATAATGTCACTAAAAATTTTATAGGAACTCTGAAAATTGGAATATCTCCTTTTAGAAGTCCTTATATGCTTCCGATGGCTTTATCAAAAATGAAAAAAAATTATCCTAATGTTAAGCTTATAATTTTTGAAAGACATTCTAAAGAATTGGAAAAGATGGTGGAAAAAGGAGAAATTGATATAGCTATTTTATCTTTACCTCTAAATAGTAATAATTTTTCATTTATCGAATTTTATAAAGAAGAAACATTTATTATAACACCAAAGGATGATTATTATTTAAATCTTTCTGAGAATAATATTATTTCTATAGAAAAACTAAAAAATGAGTCTTTTATTTTACCTAATAAAAAAATTAAATTGAGAGAAAGAATAGATTTGCTATTTTATAATAATAATCTTTCTCCAACTATATTTTTAGAAGCGGAAACACAAGAATCTATCCTTTCCTTTATTGAATATGGATTAGGTATTGGTTTTGCTTCTGAAATGAGTTTGAATCATAAAAATTGGCGAAAAGATCTTTACTGTTTTTCTATAAAAGAGGAAAAAATGATAAGAAGTTTTTCAGTAGCCTTTAAATTTGATAGATCTTTAAATGATATAGAGAAGAAATTTGTAGAATTTTTAATGGAAATAGACAAATGA
- a CDS encoding DUF58 domain-containing protein, which produces MEDKIESKKELLKRIKTIEIKATILSDNIFAGQYHSCLKGNGMEFADIRRYTPGDDVKKIDWKVTARQRKAYVKEFVEERELSVFLLVDISASNRFKDKLDLITELVGSLAFSANKNGDRVGAMFFSNEIEKVIPLKKGKKHTLSIIENLLTINPKGDKTDISGALRYFGKVFKRRAIIFLISDFLDENYEKELKILSQRHEIISIRIADRKYESLPLGAIFTLEDSETGEQIVIENYKENSSDFNINKITNGINLYVGEDYVKEMSKFFNRGRVR; this is translated from the coding sequence ATGGAAGATAAAATAGAAAGCAAAAAAGAGCTTTTAAAAAGAATTAAAACAATAGAGATAAAGGCCACTATATTATCAGATAATATTTTTGCAGGTCAATATCACTCTTGTTTAAAAGGTAATGGAATGGAGTTTGCTGATATTAGAAGATATACTCCAGGGGATGATGTTAAAAAGATAGATTGGAAGGTTACAGCTAGACAAAGGAAAGCTTATGTAAAAGAGTTTGTAGAAGAAAGAGAACTTTCAGTATTTCTATTGGTAGATATTTCTGCATCTAATCGTTTTAAAGATAAGTTGGATTTAATAACAGAATTAGTTGGGAGTTTAGCATTTAGTGCAAATAAAAATGGAGATAGAGTTGGAGCAATGTTCTTTTCTAACGAGATAGAAAAAGTTATTCCATTAAAAAAAGGGAAAAAACATACATTGTCAATTATAGAAAATTTATTAACTATTAATCCCAAAGGAGATAAAACTGATATTTCAGGAGCTCTTAGATATTTTGGAAAAGTTTTCAAAAGAAGAGCTATAATATTTTTAATTTCTGACTTTTTAGATGAAAATTATGAGAAAGAATTAAAGATTTTATCTCAAAGACATGAAATAATATCAATTAGAATAGCTGATAGAAAGTATGAATCTCTTCCTTTGGGAGCAATTTTTACTCTTGAAGATTCTGAAACAGGAGAACAAATTGTTATTGAAAACTATAAAGAAAATAGTAGTGATTTTAATATAAATAAAATTACAAATGGTATAAACTTGTATGTGGGAGAAGATTATGTAAAGGAGATGTCAAAATTTTTTAATAGAGGTAGAGTGCGATGA
- a CDS encoding SLC13 family permease: protein MESLGLISLIFLIAVVGLGFWRKINIGILAIGSAIILGKIGGIGDKAILQGFDATMFITLVGVTFLFGIAQINGTLELLAKKAVALVGNKTYLVPIIIFIVTGVLSAIGPGNIPIGALMTVVAVTIAVYMKQNPILLALVAKLASNGFAMSPLTPAGIIGLRLGERAGYSNFIMPVMYNVILWSLVLLVGFLILFRDKEKKVGDIKNIKIENLETFDKNQKITMTGIAVMMILVIGMGINVGLASFFVASILLAMKVCNEKKALSSVPWGTLLLICGVGVLMNIVEQLGGIEIISKGLLSIMTPRTAAPIISLTSSVLSFFSSTTGVVMPTMIPALPNIVHNFPGTVSFIELQSVVITGSFSAAFSPASTGGGLILAAYMASTDSTQEEQNKLFGKLFTIAIGCVILNVALSAIGLYKLF, encoded by the coding sequence ATGGAAAGTTTAGGATTAATTTCATTAATTTTCTTAATTGCAGTTGTTGGATTAGGATTTTGGCGAAAAATTAACATTGGTATTTTAGCCATTGGTTCAGCAATCATTTTAGGAAAAATTGGAGGAATTGGAGATAAAGCAATTTTGCAAGGCTTTGATGCCACAATGTTTATAACATTAGTTGGGGTTACATTTTTATTCGGAATAGCTCAAATAAACGGAACTCTAGAATTACTTGCTAAAAAAGCTGTAGCTCTTGTTGGTAACAAAACATATTTAGTTCCAATTATAATATTCATTGTAACTGGAGTACTTTCAGCAATAGGACCTGGAAATATTCCTATTGGAGCTCTTATGACAGTGGTTGCTGTTACGATAGCTGTATATATGAAACAAAACCCAATTTTACTAGCTCTTGTTGCAAAGTTAGCATCTAATGGTTTTGCAATGTCACCTCTTACACCTGCTGGAATAATCGGACTTAGACTAGGAGAGAGAGCTGGATATTCAAACTTTATAATGCCAGTAATGTATAACGTTATTTTATGGTCTTTAGTTCTTTTAGTAGGATTTTTAATTTTATTTAGAGATAAAGAAAAAAAAGTTGGAGATATTAAAAATATAAAAATAGAAAATCTTGAAACTTTTGATAAAAATCAAAAAATAACTATGACAGGAATAGCTGTTATGATGATTTTAGTAATTGGCATGGGAATAAATGTAGGGTTAGCTTCATTCTTTGTAGCTAGTATTCTTTTAGCAATGAAAGTTTGTAATGAGAAAAAAGCATTATCTTCAGTTCCATGGGGAACATTACTACTTATATGTGGTGTAGGAGTTTTAATGAATATTGTTGAGCAACTTGGAGGAATAGAAATTATATCAAAAGGACTTTTATCTATTATGACACCAAGAACGGCAGCTCCTATAATCTCTTTAACAAGTAGTGTTTTATCATTCTTCAGCTCAACTACAGGAGTAGTAATGCCAACTATGATACCAGCTTTACCAAATATAGTACATAATTTCCCTGGAACTGTATCTTTTATAGAACTTCAAAGTGTTGTTATAACAGGATCATTTTCAGCAGCATTTAGCCCTGCGTCAACAGGTGGTGGATTAATATTAGCAGCATACATGGCATCAACAGATTCAACTCAAGAAGAACAAAATAAGTTATTCGGAAAATTATTTACGATAGCTATAGGATGTGTAATTTTAAATGTTGCTCTATCGGCTATAGGTTTATACAAATTATTTTAA
- a CDS encoding Cof-type HAD-IIB family hydrolase, with product MYKLVVSDLDGTLVNSEKCVSDYTKKIVSLLREKGIEFIIATGRNYKGSRHIYETLNLNSVMICNNGSTIYDQNGNLIFQRTLDSNISVEVLEIILKENCVFLACYGTETYIGEGTLDKVNSFLYSPIESPTEISKDNLHSYTFEKIVIMDKDNDKLRKLSKIFNAYDEINAFISQDDYLDIVHFETSKGQALKAIANLKNIDLENTIAFGDAFNDYEMLKFAGKGIVMANGFNDLKTEFETMDFTNNEHGVARYLSKLFNLEK from the coding sequence ATGTATAAATTAGTAGTTTCTGACTTAGACGGAACTTTAGTCAATAGTGAAAAATGTGTATCTGACTACACAAAAAAAATTGTAAGTTTATTAAGAGAAAAAGGTATTGAATTTATAATTGCAACAGGAAGAAACTATAAAGGTTCTAGGCATATTTACGAAACTTTAAATTTAAATAGTGTTATGATTTGTAATAATGGTTCTACTATCTATGATCAAAATGGAAATCTTATTTTCCAAAGAACTCTAGATTCTAATATTTCTGTTGAGGTATTAGAGATAATATTAAAAGAAAATTGTGTATTTCTAGCCTGCTATGGAACAGAAACTTATATAGGAGAGGGGACGCTTGATAAAGTAAATAGCTTCTTATACTCACCTATTGAAAGTCCTACTGAAATAAGTAAAGATAACTTACATTCATATACATTTGAAAAGATAGTTATTATGGATAAAGACAATGATAAACTTAGAAAGTTATCAAAAATATTTAATGCTTATGATGAAATTAATGCATTTATATCTCAAGATGATTATTTAGATATTGTCCACTTTGAAACTTCTAAAGGTCAGGCACTTAAAGCTATTGCAAATTTAAAAAATATTGATTTAGAGAATACTATAGCTTTTGGAGATGCTTTCAATGATTATGAAATGTTAAAATTTGCAGGAAAAGGAATTGTAATGGCTAATGGATTTAATGATTTAAAAACTGAATTTGAAACAATGGATTTTACAAATAATGAGCATGGAGTTGCTCGATATCTTTCAAAACTATTTAATTTAGAAAAATAA
- a CDS encoding sensor domain-containing protein produces the protein MKKSKVLILHESENTKIALEELGLHLLQDYSFDFLNIIDYLRVDSKQYDFIIVDSYNDYIFEYFKNKTNRIIVTVNIMKEERPSDYIKRGAENFILKPYSIKEIRLILDKLKETLSIKEEAEENKLKFYTLLDNIPYMAWFKNKNSEYMIVNNEFKEHCGKDFETIRGRDDQFVWDGMIGENCRQYDLKVMTERKQLIFDEIIPGKKGYKQFNIYKVPVVDGRDNILGTMGIARDITDLKNKDVKFDILLENMPFAVFTKNRKGEIIQSNSTFYKLTNINEMSHLILREEDFLGKKYCESIAIEDKDVIYNKNNINLVRSLRTSLGERILEVFKSPIIDISGEVIGIICTMRDVTEVKSQEARIKRMAYTDSLTGLANRRGLYNYVETNLTSKDADATIMFMDLDNFKYLNDNYGHQHGDEILIEFGEDLQRICECGFVSRIGGDEFVIVWEGKMGRETATEIAEKILNLLNGKKMKFSKLSASIGIVTGNTGEETIDNFLTKGDLALYKAKDQGKNQYVFYNRDLDKKRCLNEEIEQDLRNALDREELELYYQPQYTCSNELIGLEALLRWNNDKYRKVPIIEIINIMEKSVLIDEIGKFITRSAFSFAKKINENREDKIIVSVNISAIQIMKHNFVRSMKKIISEIDVDPSCVGIEITETVLLQNINENILKIKELKDIGVKISLDDFGTGYSSFSYLVKIPLTNIKIDKSFIWGMKDSEEYRTLVKLCIDTAHALNLKVVAEGVETTEDLCLLKYMKADYIQGYLFSRPLPKKEIEEMIL, from the coding sequence ATGAAAAAATCAAAGGTTTTAATTTTACATGAAAGCGAAAATACTAAAATAGCACTTGAAGAATTGGGGTTACACCTATTACAAGATTATAGTTTCGACTTTTTAAACATAATAGATTACTTAAGAGTAGATTCAAAACAATATGATTTTATAATAGTGGATAGTTATAATGATTATATATTTGAATATTTTAAAAATAAAACAAATAGAATAATTGTAACTGTAAATATTATGAAAGAAGAAAGACCATCTGATTATATCAAAAGGGGAGCAGAGAATTTTATTTTAAAACCATACTCTATAAAAGAGATTCGACTGATTTTAGATAAGTTGAAAGAAACTCTATCAATAAAAGAAGAGGCAGAAGAAAATAAATTAAAATTTTATACTTTATTGGATAACATTCCTTATATGGCATGGTTTAAAAATAAAAATAGCGAATACATGATTGTAAACAATGAGTTTAAAGAACATTGTGGTAAAGATTTTGAAACAATTAGAGGACGAGATGATCAATTTGTATGGGACGGAATGATAGGGGAAAATTGTCGTCAATACGATTTAAAAGTTATGACAGAAAGAAAACAACTTATATTTGATGAAATTATTCCTGGGAAAAAAGGATATAAGCAATTTAATATATACAAAGTTCCTGTTGTTGATGGAAGAGATAATATTTTAGGAACAATGGGAATTGCAAGGGATATAACTGATTTAAAAAATAAAGATGTTAAATTTGATATCCTTTTAGAAAATATGCCATTTGCTGTATTTACCAAAAATAGAAAGGGTGAAATTATTCAAAGTAATTCAACATTCTATAAACTTACTAATATTAATGAGATGTCTCATTTAATATTGAGAGAAGAGGATTTTTTAGGAAAAAAGTATTGCGAAAGTATTGCTATAGAAGATAAAGATGTAATATATAATAAAAATAATATCAATTTAGTTAGAAGTTTAAGAACATCTTTAGGAGAGAGAATTCTAGAAGTTTTTAAATCACCAATTATTGATATCTCTGGAGAAGTTATAGGAATTATTTGTACTATGAGAGATGTAACAGAAGTTAAAAGTCAAGAAGCTAGAATAAAAAGAATGGCTTATACTGACTCTTTAACAGGATTAGCTAATAGAAGAGGACTTTATAATTATGTTGAAACTAATTTAACTTCAAAAGATGCGGATGCAACAATTATGTTTATGGATTTAGATAATTTTAAATACTTAAATGATAACTATGGTCATCAACATGGAGATGAAATACTAATTGAGTTTGGAGAAGATTTACAAAGAATATGTGAATGTGGATTTGTATCTAGAATTGGTGGAGACGAGTTTGTAATTGTTTGGGAAGGGAAAATGGGAAGAGAAACAGCTACAGAAATAGCAGAAAAGATTCTTAACCTTTTAAATGGTAAAAAGATGAAGTTTAGCAAACTTTCTGCTAGTATTGGAATCGTTACTGGAAATACTGGAGAAGAAACTATTGATAACTTTTTAACTAAAGGAGATTTAGCTTTATATAAAGCTAAAGATCAAGGTAAAAATCAATATGTCTTTTATAATAGAGATTTAGATAAAAAAAGATGTCTAAATGAAGAGATTGAGCAAGACTTAAGAAATGCTTTAGACAGGGAAGAGTTAGAACTTTATTACCAACCTCAATACACTTGTTCAAATGAATTAATAGGACTAGAGGCTCTATTGAGATGGAACAATGATAAATATAGAAAAGTTCCAATAATAGAGATTATTAATATAATGGAAAAATCAGTATTGATTGACGAAATTGGAAAATTTATAACGAGAAGTGCATTTTCTTTTGCAAAAAAAATAAATGAAAACAGAGAAGATAAAATTATTGTATCAGTTAATATTTCAGCTATTCAAATTATGAAACATAATTTTGTAAGAAGTATGAAAAAAATTATATCAGAAATAGATGTTGATCCTAGCTGTGTAGGTATAGAAATTACAGAGACTGTTTTACTTCAAAATATAAATGAAAATATCCTTAAAATTAAAGAGTTAAAAGATATTGGAGTTAAAATTTCACTAGATGACTTTGGAACTGGATATTCATCTTTTAGTTATCTAGTAAAAATACCACTTACAAATATCAAAATTGATAAAAGTTTTATATGGGGAATGAAAGATAGTGAAGAGTACAGAACCCTTGTAAAACTGTGTATAGATACGGCTCATGCATTAAATTTAAAAGTTGTTGCAGAAGGAGTTGAAACAACTGAAGATTTATGTTTATTGAAATATATGAAAGCTGACTATATTCAAGGATATTTATTTTCAAGACCTCTTCCAAAAAAAGAGATAGAAGAGATGATTTTATAA